From the genome of Pseudomonas sp. TMP9, one region includes:
- a CDS encoding Maf family protein — MATLYLASGSPRRRELLTQIGVPFLTHSAPIDEGSLPGESPVAYVERLACAKAQAGLDALAAIQGAVVLGADTAVVLDGRILGKPADGDEALATLTALSGRCHEVLTAVALVSRERMASRVVSSQVTFRPLSRAEIEAYWASGEPQDKAGCYGIQGLAAVFVSQLQGSYSAVVGLPLCETAALLKEFAIPCWQLRPVHSQEVTGRG, encoded by the coding sequence ATGGCCACCCTCTATCTCGCTTCTGGGTCGCCGCGCCGGCGAGAATTGCTGACGCAAATTGGCGTGCCTTTCCTTACGCACAGCGCCCCGATTGATGAAGGTTCGTTGCCAGGTGAGTCGCCAGTCGCCTATGTAGAGCGGCTGGCCTGCGCGAAGGCGCAAGCGGGGCTGGATGCTTTGGCAGCTATTCAAGGCGCGGTTGTGCTCGGGGCTGATACGGCGGTGGTGCTTGATGGGCGCATTCTGGGTAAGCCGGCTGACGGTGACGAGGCCTTGGCGACGCTTACGGCTCTGTCCGGGCGCTGCCATGAGGTGTTGACCGCCGTGGCGCTGGTTAGCCGCGAACGAATGGCGTCACGGGTGGTCAGCAGTCAGGTCACGTTTCGTCCGTTGAGTCGAGCCGAAATAGAGGCTTATTGGGCCAGCGGCGAACCCCAAGACAAGGCTGGGTGTTACGGTATTCAGGGCTTGGCAGCGGTGTTTGTCAGCCAGTTGCAGGGCAGTTATTCCGCGGTAGTTGGCTTGCCGTTGTGTGAGACTGCCGCATTACTTAAAGAATTTGCTATTCCGTGCTGGCAGCTACGGCCAGTTCACAGTCAAGAGGTTACGGGTCGCGGGTAA
- the rng gene encoding ribonuclease G, whose translation MSEEILINITPMESRVAVVENGVLQEVHVERTQKRGIVGNIYKGKVVRVLPGMQAAFVDIGLDRAAFIHAAEISSRDGPAVESISALVHEGQSLVVQVTKDPIGSKGARLTTQLSIPSRYLVYMPRTAHVGISLRIEDEAERERLKQVVTDCVAAEGIEESGGFILRTAADGAGADEILADIRYLRRLWGQIATQMKVGPTPLVIYEDLSLALRTLRDLVSPKIEKIRVDSRETFQKITQFVDELMPEVADRLEHYPGERPIFDLYGVEDEIQKALERKVPLKSGGYLIIDPAEAMSTIDVNTGAFVGHRTLEETIFKTNLEAATAIARQLRLRNIGGIIIIDFIDMEDEEHQRQVLRTLEKQLERDHAKTNIIGITELGLVQMTRKRTRESLEQVLCEPCSCCQGRGKLKTAETTCYEIFREILREARAYQPEGYRVLANQKVVDRLLDEESANVADLEAFIGRTIKFQVETMYSQEQYDVVLL comes from the coding sequence ATGAGTGAAGAGATCCTGATCAACATCACGCCCATGGAATCGCGCGTGGCGGTGGTGGAAAACGGCGTGCTGCAAGAAGTGCACGTCGAGCGCACACAAAAGCGCGGCATTGTTGGCAATATCTACAAAGGCAAGGTGGTGCGGGTGCTGCCGGGTATGCAAGCCGCTTTTGTCGACATCGGCCTGGACCGCGCGGCGTTTATTCATGCGGCGGAAATCTCCAGCCGCGACGGCCCGGCTGTGGAGAGCATCAGCGCGTTGGTGCATGAAGGCCAGAGCTTGGTGGTGCAGGTCACCAAGGACCCTATTGGCAGCAAAGGGGCTCGCCTTACCACGCAACTGTCGATCCCTTCGCGCTATTTAGTGTACATGCCGCGCACCGCGCATGTGGGCATCTCGCTGCGGATTGAGGATGAAGCCGAGCGCGAGCGGCTGAAGCAGGTGGTCACCGATTGCGTGGCCGCAGAAGGGATCGAGGAATCCGGTGGTTTTATCCTGCGCACGGCGGCTGATGGTGCGGGTGCTGATGAAATCCTTGCGGATATTCGTTACTTGCGCCGGCTGTGGGGCCAAATTGCCACGCAAATGAAGGTGGGTCCGACGCCGTTGGTGATCTACGAGGACCTCAGCCTGGCGCTGCGTACCCTACGTGATCTGGTCAGCCCTAAGATCGAAAAAATCCGCGTTGATTCCCGCGAGACCTTTCAGAAAATTACCCAGTTTGTCGACGAGTTGATGCCGGAAGTCGCCGACCGTCTGGAGCACTACCCCGGCGAGCGGCCGATATTTGATCTGTATGGCGTCGAAGATGAAATCCAGAAGGCACTGGAACGCAAGGTGCCGCTTAAGTCGGGCGGTTACCTGATCATTGATCCAGCCGAGGCGATGAGCACCATCGACGTCAACACCGGTGCGTTCGTTGGCCACCGCACGCTGGAAGAAACTATCTTCAAAACCAACTTGGAAGCCGCCACGGCGATTGCCCGCCAACTGCGCCTGCGCAATATCGGCGGCATCATCATTATTGATTTCATCGACATGGAAGATGAAGAGCATCAACGCCAAGTGCTGCGCACCCTAGAGAAGCAACTGGAGCGCGACCACGCCAAGACCAATATCATCGGCATCACCGAGTTAGGCCTGGTGCAGATGACCCGCAAGCGCACCCGTGAAAGCCTTGAGCAAGTGCTGTGCGAGCCCTGTAGCTGCTGCCAAGGGCGCGGCAAACTGAAAACAGCGGAGACCACCTGTTACGAGATTTTCCGCGAGATTCTGCGTGAAGCGCGGGCCTATCAGCCGGAAGGTTATCGGGTACTGGCCAACCAGAAAGTGGTCGACCGTCTGCTCGATGAAGAGTCGGCGAATGTCGCCGATCTTGAAGCCTTTATCGGCCGGACCATCAAATTCCAGGTTGAGACCATGTATTCCCAGGAGCAATACGATGTGGTGCTGCTCTGA